A window of Conger conger chromosome 13, fConCon1.1, whole genome shotgun sequence contains these coding sequences:
- the LOC133107202 gene encoding protein FAM118B-like isoform X2 produces MASVVTVKTEKRSAPDASNVNSNAKKPRKLLPSLKTKRAPELVLVIGTGVSSAVAPQVPALRSWKGLIQALLDAANDFDLLEEEESRRFQKSLQEDKNLVHVAHDLIQKLSPRTGNVRSTFFKDCLYEVFDDLECKMEHAGKHLLRSVLQLMESGALVLTTNFDNLLEIYAAHQDTKLESLDLTDEKKVLEWAQEKRRLSVLHIHGVYTNPSGIVLHPAGYQNVLRNTEVMREIQKLYETKSFVFLGCGRTVDDTTFQALFLEAVKHKSDLEHFMLVRREDVGEFKKLRDNMLDKGIKVISYGNEYAHLPEYFERLANEICTRDVVTNGWGSPSQAAEEGKQNGFNAQKSLLQVTR; encoded by the exons ATGGCCTCTGTGGTGACTGTGAAGACAGAGAAAAGGTCTGCCCCTGATGCCAGCAATGTCAACTCCAATGCCAAGAAACCCAG GAAGTTGCTGCCTAGCCTGAAGACCAAGCGGGCCCCGGAGCTGGTGCTGGTGATCGGGACCGGGGTGAGCTCTGCCGTGGCCCCCCAGGTCCCGGCGCTGCGCTCCTGGAAGGGGCTGATCCAGGCCCTGCTGGACGCCGCCAACGACTTCGAcctcctggaggaggaggagagccggCGCTTCCAGAAGAGCCTGCAGGAGGACAAGAACCTCGTGCACGTGGCCCACGACCTCATCCAGAAACTGTCCCCG CGCACGGGGAACGTGCGCTCCACCTTCTTCAAGGACTGTCTGTACGAGGTGTTCGACGACCTGGAGTGCAAGATGGAGCACGCTGGGAAGCACCTGCTGCGCTCCGTCCTGCAGCTGATGGAGAGCGGGGCGCTGGTGCTCACCACCAACTTCGACAACCTGCTGGAGATCTACGCCGCCCACCAGGACACCAAGCTGGAGTCCCTGGACCTGACCGACGAGAAGAAG gtgctaGAGTGGGCTCAGGAGAAGAGGAGACTTAGCGTCTTGCACATTCACGGCGTGTACACCAACCCCAGCGGTATCGTGCTTCACCCCGCCGGCTACCAGAACGTTCTGAGGAACACCGAGGTCATG AGGGAGATCCAGAAGCTCTACGAGACCAAGTCGTTTGTGTTCCTGGGCTGCGGGCGCACGGTGGACGACACCACGTTCCAGGCGCTGTTCCTGGAGGCGGTGAAGCACAAGTCGGACCTGGAGCACTTCATGCTGGTGCGGCGCGAGGACGTGGGCGAGTTCAAGAAGCTGCGCGACAACATGCTGGACAAGGGCATCAAGGTCATCTCCTACGGCAACGAGTACGCCCACCTGCCCGAGTACTTCGAGCGGCTGGCCAACGAGATCTGCACCCGCGACGTGGTCACCAACGgatggg GGTCCCCCAGTCAGGCAGCAGAGGAAGGGAAGCAGAACGGGTTTAATGCGCAGAAGAGTCTCCTGCAAG TCACCAGGTGA
- the LOC133107744 gene encoding dolichyl-diphosphooligosaccharide--protein glycosyltransferase subunit STT3A-like, which produces MAKMGLLRLSYEKQDTLLKLLILSMAAVLSFATRLFSVLRFESVIHEFDPYFNYRTTRFLTEEGFYKFHNWFDDRAWYPLGRIIGGTIYPGLMITSAALYHTLHFFHITIDIRNVCVFLAPLFSSFTGIVTYLFTKELKDAGAGLLAAAMIAVVPGYISRSVAGSYDNEGIAIFCMLLTYYMWIKAVKTGSVYWSSVCALAYFYMVSSWGGYVFLINLIPLHVLVLMLTGRFSHRIYVAYCTVYCLGTVLSMQISFVGFQPVQSSEHMAAFGVFGLCQIHAFVDYLRSKLNTQQFEVLFKSIISLVGFLLLSVGAVLMLTGKISPWTGRFYSLLDPSYAKNNIPIIASVSEHQPTTWSSYYFDLQLLVFMFPVGLYYCFNNLSDARIFIIMYGVTSMYFSAVMVRLMLVLAPVMCILSGIGVSQVLTTYMKNLDVTRPDKKSKKQQDATYPIKNEVASGMILVMAFFLITYTFHSTWVTSEAYSSPSIVLSARGGDGSRIIFDDFREAYYWLRHNTPEDAKVMSWWDYGYQITAMANRTILVDNNTWNNTHISRVGQAMASTEERAYGIMRELDVGYVLVIFGGLTGYSSDDINKFLWMVRIGGSTDTGRHIKEHDYYTPSGEFRVDREGSPVLLNCLMYKMCYYRFGQVYTEAKHPPGYDRVRNAEIGNKDFELDVLEEAYTTEHWLVRIYKVKDLDNRGLSRT; this is translated from the exons ATGGCGAAGATGGGGCTCCTGCGGCTGTCGTACGAGAAGCAGGACACGCTGCTGAAGCTGCTCATCCTTTCCATGGCAGCCGTGCTGT CATTCGCGACGCGGCTCTTCTCCGTGCTGAGGTTCGAGAGCGTCATCCACGAGTTTGATCC GTACTTCAACTATCGCACCACCCGTTTCTTGACAGAGGAGGGCTTCTACAAGTTTCACAACTGGTTTGATGACCGGGCCTGGTACCCACTGGGCCGGATTATTGGTGGCACGATTTACCCAG GCCTGATGATCACCTCAGCGGCTCTCTACCACACGCTACACTTCTTCCACATCACCATCGACATCCGCAACGTCTGCGTCTTCCTGGcacccctcttctcctccttcacCGGCATCGTCACCTACCTCTTCACCAAAGAGCTCAAG gatGCAGGAGCTGGTCTGCTTGCCGCAGCTATGATAGCAGTGGTTCCTGGGTACATATCGCGATCTGTTGCAGGTTCCTATGACAATGAAG GCATTGCCATTTTCTGCATGCTGCTCACCTACTACATGTGGATCAAGGCAGTGAAGACGGGCTCCGTCTATTGGTCCTCCGTGTGTGCCCTGGCCTACTTCTACATG gTGTCCTCGTGGGGAGGCTACGTGTTCCTCATTAACCTGATCCCCCTGCACGTGCTGGTGCTCATGCTGACGGGCCGCTTCTCCCACCGCATCTACGTGGCGTACTGCACCGTCTACTGCCTCGGGACCGTCctctccatgcagatctccttcGTGGGCTTTCAG CCGGTCCAGTCCTCCGAGCACATGGCCGCCTTCGGGGTGTTCGGCCTGTGCCAGATCCACGCCTTCGTCGATTACCTGCGCAGCAAACTCAACACCCAGCAGTTCGAGGTCCTCTTCAAGAGCATAATCTCCCTGGTGGGgttcctcctgctctctgtggGTGCCGTGCTCATGCTGACCG GTAAAATCTCCCCCTGGACGGGTCGGTTCTACTCCCTGCTGGACCCGTCCTACGCCAAGAACAACATCCCCATCATCGCCTCGGTCTCCGAGCACCAGCCCACCACCTGGTCCTCCTACTACTTTGACCTGCAGCTCCTGGTCTTCATGTTCCCCG TGGGCTTGTACTACTGCTTCAACAACCTCTCTGACGCGCGGATCTTCATCATCATGTACGGGGTCACCAGCATGTATTTCTCCGCCGTCATG GTGCGTCTCATGCTGGTCCTGGCCCCGGTCATGTGCATCCTGTCAGGCATCGGGGTGTCCCAGGTTCTCACCACCTACATGAAGAACCTGGACGTCACGCGCCCGGACAAGAAGAGCAAGAAGCAGCAGGACGCCACCTACCCCATCAAGAACGAG GTGGCCAGCGGCATGATTCTGGTCATGGCCTTCTTCCTCATCACCTACACCTTCCACTCCACCTGGGTGACGAGCGAGGCCTACTCCTCGCCCTCCATCGTGCTCTCCGCCCGCGGCGGCGACGGCAGCCGCATCATCTTCGACGACTTCCGCGAGGCCTACTATTGGCTGAGGCACAACACCCCAGAG GATGCCAAAGTGATGTCGTGGTGGGACTATGGGTACCAGATAACAGCCATGGCCAACCGGACCATCCTGGTGGACAACAACACTTGGAACAACACGCACATCTCCCGAGTGGGCCAG GCCATGGCGTCGACAGAAGAAAGGGCCTACGGCATCATGCGCGAGCTGGACGTGGGATACGTGCTGGTCATCTTCGGGGGACTGACCGGATACTCGTCTGACG acatcaacaagttCCTGTGGATGGTGCGCATCGGAGGCAGCACGGACACGGGACGGCACATCAAGGAGCACGACTACTACACGCCTTCCGGAGAGTTCCGCGTGGACCGCGAGGGCTCCCCCGTGCTGCTCAACTGCCTGATGTACAAGATGTGCTACTACCGCTTCGGCCAGGTGTACACCGAGGCCA AGCACCCCCCGGGCTACGACAGGGTGAGGAACGCTGAGATCGGAAACAAGGACTTCGAGTTGGACGTGCTCGAGGAGGCCTACACCACGGAGCACTGGTTGGTCAGGATATACAAG GTGAAAGACCTGGATAACCGCGGTCTCTCCCGGACATGA
- the LOC133107202 gene encoding protein FAM118B-like isoform X1, which produces MTHWRLWLASDSRMASVVTVKTEKRSAPDASNVNSNAKKPRKLLPSLKTKRAPELVLVIGTGVSSAVAPQVPALRSWKGLIQALLDAANDFDLLEEEESRRFQKSLQEDKNLVHVAHDLIQKLSPRTGNVRSTFFKDCLYEVFDDLECKMEHAGKHLLRSVLQLMESGALVLTTNFDNLLEIYAAHQDTKLESLDLTDEKKVLEWAQEKRRLSVLHIHGVYTNPSGIVLHPAGYQNVLRNTEVMREIQKLYETKSFVFLGCGRTVDDTTFQALFLEAVKHKSDLEHFMLVRREDVGEFKKLRDNMLDKGIKVISYGNEYAHLPEYFERLANEICTRDVVTNGWGSPSQAAEEGKQNGFNAQKSLLQVTR; this is translated from the exons ATGACACATTGGCGTCTGTGGTTGGCTTCTGACAG TCGAATGGCCTCTGTGGTGACTGTGAAGACAGAGAAAAGGTCTGCCCCTGATGCCAGCAATGTCAACTCCAATGCCAAGAAACCCAG GAAGTTGCTGCCTAGCCTGAAGACCAAGCGGGCCCCGGAGCTGGTGCTGGTGATCGGGACCGGGGTGAGCTCTGCCGTGGCCCCCCAGGTCCCGGCGCTGCGCTCCTGGAAGGGGCTGATCCAGGCCCTGCTGGACGCCGCCAACGACTTCGAcctcctggaggaggaggagagccggCGCTTCCAGAAGAGCCTGCAGGAGGACAAGAACCTCGTGCACGTGGCCCACGACCTCATCCAGAAACTGTCCCCG CGCACGGGGAACGTGCGCTCCACCTTCTTCAAGGACTGTCTGTACGAGGTGTTCGACGACCTGGAGTGCAAGATGGAGCACGCTGGGAAGCACCTGCTGCGCTCCGTCCTGCAGCTGATGGAGAGCGGGGCGCTGGTGCTCACCACCAACTTCGACAACCTGCTGGAGATCTACGCCGCCCACCAGGACACCAAGCTGGAGTCCCTGGACCTGACCGACGAGAAGAAG gtgctaGAGTGGGCTCAGGAGAAGAGGAGACTTAGCGTCTTGCACATTCACGGCGTGTACACCAACCCCAGCGGTATCGTGCTTCACCCCGCCGGCTACCAGAACGTTCTGAGGAACACCGAGGTCATG AGGGAGATCCAGAAGCTCTACGAGACCAAGTCGTTTGTGTTCCTGGGCTGCGGGCGCACGGTGGACGACACCACGTTCCAGGCGCTGTTCCTGGAGGCGGTGAAGCACAAGTCGGACCTGGAGCACTTCATGCTGGTGCGGCGCGAGGACGTGGGCGAGTTCAAGAAGCTGCGCGACAACATGCTGGACAAGGGCATCAAGGTCATCTCCTACGGCAACGAGTACGCCCACCTGCCCGAGTACTTCGAGCGGCTGGCCAACGAGATCTGCACCCGCGACGTGGTCACCAACGgatggg GGTCCCCCAGTCAGGCAGCAGAGGAAGGGAAGCAGAACGGGTTTAATGCGCAGAAGAGTCTCCTGCAAG TCACCAGGTGA